From the Carassius gibelio isolate Cgi1373 ecotype wild population from Czech Republic chromosome B25, carGib1.2-hapl.c, whole genome shotgun sequence genome, one window contains:
- the LOC128014013 gene encoding transcription initiation factor TFIID subunit 4-like isoform X2, whose translation MAGVPDPLEDMLYSEVDEKAVSDLVGSLESQLGGQNKAVGPQGDTRRPSNALNPHLGKLLPAQVGTTLEQQRQPERNQEGNSQENGPDRIPASGAVPSTANLASTSANPVTAANRLQYHSSIPSTCSSDAAPTDSHPKTNHIASAVQSVPARIQTVNGSSGMLNSSVIASAPASVNGIDIASGVGNVKSNMSAPTSTNTAFVPAQPNSTLPHANVSLDSQANPTIALHRPPNTITSVVHNGGDPKVSGLPVQATGLVSFTNTEPKSDPQNQIKAIVPNQLPGTPVGLHPSTSAQIIVSSSPVVTSLPVASTPSALAKPAATALVGQPTTLLRPGAPIQGTVTATATPLQRPGAPTTQLIVRPQQQTTIQLPPGFTIPPGMVLVRTEAGQLALVPQQVLAQAKAQNQNKGTLSPRPATPTAGTTFRVTTPVAQKTAVVTITSAQKPTTTVITAGARVQPAPQTVLKPSVTPQSPISTAAAAPANRGPVLSQEMQENVKKCKNFLATLIKLASHNSPSPETSRNVKALVQDLLDAKIEPEEFTNRLQTELKSSPQPYLIPFLKKSLPALRLTLLNSQQSLTQLSQTSATSTPVTVNTIKAPAPSTLPTSVSTIRPAAATMAVKRPGVQVTPTRMPVVITQTVRAQGPVGTPLQLRSPMGVAVQAAANQKQKLNDPGGGTFRDDDDINDVASMAGVNLNEENARILATGSELVGTQIRSCKDEAFLPASLLHKRLLETAKKFGVTEMSMETVTLISHATQSRLRSVLEKVSAVAQHRVDSCKDEDLYEQTSDVRTQLKFFEQLEKIEKQRKDDEERELLMKAAKSRSRQEDPEQARLKQKAKEMQQQELAQMRQRDANLTALAAIGPRKKRKLDSPGASAGAEFPVGSSGSATGSTSSSTSSVRQSRQRITRVNLRDLIFCLEQERTTARSMLLYKALLK comes from the exons ATGGCGGGCGTCCCTGATCCACTGGAAGATATGCTCTACTCCGAAGTGGACGAAAAAGCCGTCAGTGACCTCGTAGGCTCGTTGGAATCGCAGTTGGGTGGACAAAACAAGGCGGTCGGTCCTCAAGGCGACACTAGGAGACCCTCAAACGCGCTAAATCCACACTTGGGGAAATTGCTGCCCGCCCAAGTAGGAACAACACTGGAGCAGCAGCGACAGCCAGAGCGAAACCAGGAGGGAAACTCTCAAGAGAACGGTCCGGACAGAATACCGGCGTCTGGGGCTGTCCCGTCCACCGCTAACCTGGCCAGCACCTCCGCGAATCCGGTTACAGCCGCGAACCGGTTGCAATATCATTCATCAATCCCATCAACTTGTTCAAGTGACGCAGCACCAACAGACTCTCACCCCAAAACAAACCACATCGCGTCTGCTGTCCAGTCGGTTCCCGCCAGAATACAGACTGTGAACGGAAGCAGTGGCATGTTAAACTCTTCTGTTATCGCTTCTGCTCCTGCTTCTGTAAACGGTATTGACATTGCTTCAGGTGTAGGTAATGTTAAAAGCAACATGTCTGCTCCTACTAGTACAAATACTGCTTTTGTGCCTGCTCAGCCCAACAGCACACTGCCACATGCGAATGTGTCACTAGATAGTCAAGCAAACCCCACCATTGCACTGCACAGGCCTCCTAACACCATCACAAGTGTCGTACACAACGGAGGCGACCCCAAAGTCTCAGGATTGCCCGTGCAGGCCACCGGGCTTGTGTCGTTCACAAACACAGAGCCCAAATCTGATCCTCAAAACCAGATTAAAGCCATCGTCCCGAACCAGCTCCCCGGAACCCCCGTAGGGTTACACCCCAGCACGTCCGCTCAGATTATAGTGTCGTCCAGCCCGGTGGTGACCTCACTTCCTGTGGCAAGCACGCCCTCTGCCCTTGCAAAGCCAGCAGCGACTGCTCTCGTAGGACAGCCTACGACCCTGTTGAGACCCGGTGCGCCCATCCAGGGGACGGTGACTGCGACTGCGACACCCCTGCAGCGTCCAGGGGCTCCTACGACCCAGCTGATCGTCAGACCGCAGCAACAGACTACCATTCAGTTACCGCCGGGATTCACCATACCTCCAG GTATGGTGCTGGTACGCACGGAGGCCGGTCAGCTGGCATTGGTTCCTCAGCAGGTCCTGGCCCAGGCCAAAGCTCAAAACCAAAATAAAGGCACCCTGTCACCAAGACCTGCTACACCCACTGCTGGAACCACTTTCAGAGTCACCACACCTGTTGCCCAG aaGACAGCAGTGGTAACGATTACCTCGGCTCAGAAGCCCACCACCACAGTCATTACAGCAGGGGCCCGTGTGCAGCCTGCGCCACAGACAGTTCTCAAGCCCTCTGTGACCCCTCAGAGTCCCATCAGCACCGCTGCTGCTGCCCCAGCTAACAGAGGCCCTGTCCTCTCTCAG GAAATGCAAGAGAATGTAAAGAAGTGCAAGAACTTCCTAGCAACACTCATCAAACTGGCATCCCATAATTCCCCCTCGCCGGAAACATCTCGGAATGTGAAGGCGCTTGTGCAGGATCTGCTG GATGCAAAAATCGAGCCTGAGGAGTTTACAAATCGCCTGCAGACGGAGCTGAAATCATCTCCTCAACCGTACCTGATCCCTTTTTTGAAG AAAAGCCTGCCTGCTCTGCGTCTGACTCTTCTGAACTCCCAGCAGTCTTTAACTCAACTGTCTCAGACCTCTGCTACATCCACCCCAGTGACGGTGAACACCATTAAAGCTCCAGCACCGAGCACACTGCCCACCTCCGTGTCTACCATCCGCCCGGCTGCTGCCACCAT GGCTGTTAAGAGGCCTGGGGTTCAGGTTACTCCGACACGGATGCCGGTGGTGATTACACAGACAGTTCGTGCTCAAG GTCCTGTTGGGACACCCTTGCAACTGAGGAGCCCCATGGGTGTGGCTGTTCAAGcggcagccaatcagaaacagAAGCTGAATGACCCTGGGGGTGGGACTTTCAG AGATGATGACGACATCAATGACGTGGCGTCCATGGCTGGTGTGAACCTAAATGAGGAGAACGCCCGTATCTTGGCTACGGGTTCGGAGCTGGTGGGCACTCAGATCCGTTCCTGTAAGGACGAGGCCTTCCTCCCTGCCAGCCTGCTCCACAAACGTCTCCTGGAGACTG CCAAGAAGTTCGGCGTGACGGAGATGTCAATGGAGACGGTCACTCTCATTTCTCACGCCACTCAGTCCAGGCTGCGCTCCGTCCTGGAGAAAGTCTCGGCTGTTGCACAACACCGCGTTGACTCCTGCAAA GATGAGGATCTGTACGAGCAGACGTCGGATGTGCGGACCCAGCTGAAGTTCTTTGAGCAGCTGGAGAAGATTGAGAAGCAGAGGAAAGATGACGAAGAACGGGAGCTGCTAATGAAAGCCGCGAAA AGTCGCTCGAGGCAGGAGGATCCTGAACAGGCTCGGCTTAAACAGAAAGCTAAAGAG ATGCAGCAGCAGGAACTCGCCCAGATGAGACAGCGGGATGCCAACCTCACAGCCCTTGCCGCCATCGGACCCCGCAAGAAACGCAAGCTTGATTCTCCTGGGGCCTCAGCAGGTGCAGAG
- the LOC128014013 gene encoding transcription initiation factor TFIID subunit 4-like isoform X3, with amino-acid sequence MMSLRFPQCLSRKTTHARCAFLKRLSKMAGVPDPLEDMLYSEVDEKAVSDLVGSLESQLGGQNKAVGPQGDTRRPSNALNPHLGKLLPAQVGTTLEQQRQPERNQEGNSQENGPDRIPASGAVPSTANLASTSANPVTAANRLQYHSSIPSTCSSDAAPTDSHPKTNHIASAVQSVPARIQTVNGSSGMLNSSVIASAPASVNGIDIASGVGNVKSNMSAPTSTNTAFVPAQPNSTLPHANVSLDSQANPTIALHRPPNTITSVVHNGGDPKVSGLPVQATGLVSFTNTEPKSDPQNQIKAIVPNQLPGTPVGLHPSTSAQIIVSSSPVVTSLPVASTPSALAKPAATALVGQPTTLLRPGAPIQGTVTATATPLQRPGAPTTQLIVRPQQQTTIQLPPGFTIPPGMVLVRTEAGQLALVPQQVLAQAKAQNQNKGTLSPRPATPTAGTTFRVTTPVAQQKTAVVTITSAQKPTTTVITAGARVQPAPQTVLKPSVTPQSPISTAAAAPANRGPVLSQEMQENVKKCKNFLATLIKLASHNSPSPETSRNVKALVQDLLDAKIEPEEFTNRLQTELKSSPQPYLIPFLKKSLPALRLTLLNSQQSLTQLSQTSATSTPVTVNTIKAPAPSTLPTSVSTIRPAAATMRPGVQVTPTRMPVVITQTVRAQGPVGTPLQLRSPMGVAVQAAANQKQKLNDPGGGTFRDDDDINDVASMAGVNLNEENARILATGSELVGTQIRSCKDEAFLPASLLHKRLLETAKKFGVTEMSMETVTLISHATQSRLRSVLEKVSAVAQHRVDSCKDEDLYEQTSDVRTQLKFFEQLEKIEKQRKDDEERELLMKAAKSRSRQEDPEQARLKQKAKEMQQQELAQMRQRDANLTALAAIGPRKKRKLDSPGASAGAEFPVGSSGSATGSTSSSTSSVRQSRQRITRVNLRDLIFCLEQERTTARSMLLYKALLK; translated from the exons ATGATGTCATTACGTTTCCCACAATGCCTCAGCAGGAAAACAACGCACGCGCGGTGCGCGTTTCTCAAGCGTCTCTCAAAGATGGCGGGCGTCCCTGATCCACTGGAAGATATGCTCTACTCCGAAGTGGACGAAAAAGCCGTCAGTGACCTCGTAGGCTCGTTGGAATCGCAGTTGGGTGGACAAAACAAGGCGGTCGGTCCTCAAGGCGACACTAGGAGACCCTCAAACGCGCTAAATCCACACTTGGGGAAATTGCTGCCCGCCCAAGTAGGAACAACACTGGAGCAGCAGCGACAGCCAGAGCGAAACCAGGAGGGAAACTCTCAAGAGAACGGTCCGGACAGAATACCGGCGTCTGGGGCTGTCCCGTCCACCGCTAACCTGGCCAGCACCTCCGCGAATCCGGTTACAGCCGCGAACCGGTTGCAATATCATTCATCAATCCCATCAACTTGTTCAAGTGACGCAGCACCAACAGACTCTCACCCCAAAACAAACCACATCGCGTCTGCTGTCCAGTCGGTTCCCGCCAGAATACAGACTGTGAACGGAAGCAGTGGCATGTTAAACTCTTCTGTTATCGCTTCTGCTCCTGCTTCTGTAAACGGTATTGACATTGCTTCAGGTGTAGGTAATGTTAAAAGCAACATGTCTGCTCCTACTAGTACAAATACTGCTTTTGTGCCTGCTCAGCCCAACAGCACACTGCCACATGCGAATGTGTCACTAGATAGTCAAGCAAACCCCACCATTGCACTGCACAGGCCTCCTAACACCATCACAAGTGTCGTACACAACGGAGGCGACCCCAAAGTCTCAGGATTGCCCGTGCAGGCCACCGGGCTTGTGTCGTTCACAAACACAGAGCCCAAATCTGATCCTCAAAACCAGATTAAAGCCATCGTCCCGAACCAGCTCCCCGGAACCCCCGTAGGGTTACACCCCAGCACGTCCGCTCAGATTATAGTGTCGTCCAGCCCGGTGGTGACCTCACTTCCTGTGGCAAGCACGCCCTCTGCCCTTGCAAAGCCAGCAGCGACTGCTCTCGTAGGACAGCCTACGACCCTGTTGAGACCCGGTGCGCCCATCCAGGGGACGGTGACTGCGACTGCGACACCCCTGCAGCGTCCAGGGGCTCCTACGACCCAGCTGATCGTCAGACCGCAGCAACAGACTACCATTCAGTTACCGCCGGGATTCACCATACCTCCAG GTATGGTGCTGGTACGCACGGAGGCCGGTCAGCTGGCATTGGTTCCTCAGCAGGTCCTGGCCCAGGCCAAAGCTCAAAACCAAAATAAAGGCACCCTGTCACCAAGACCTGCTACACCCACTGCTGGAACCACTTTCAGAGTCACCACACCTGTTGCCCAG cagaaGACAGCAGTGGTAACGATTACCTCGGCTCAGAAGCCCACCACCACAGTCATTACAGCAGGGGCCCGTGTGCAGCCTGCGCCACAGACAGTTCTCAAGCCCTCTGTGACCCCTCAGAGTCCCATCAGCACCGCTGCTGCTGCCCCAGCTAACAGAGGCCCTGTCCTCTCTCAG GAAATGCAAGAGAATGTAAAGAAGTGCAAGAACTTCCTAGCAACACTCATCAAACTGGCATCCCATAATTCCCCCTCGCCGGAAACATCTCGGAATGTGAAGGCGCTTGTGCAGGATCTGCTG GATGCAAAAATCGAGCCTGAGGAGTTTACAAATCGCCTGCAGACGGAGCTGAAATCATCTCCTCAACCGTACCTGATCCCTTTTTTGAAG AAAAGCCTGCCTGCTCTGCGTCTGACTCTTCTGAACTCCCAGCAGTCTTTAACTCAACTGTCTCAGACCTCTGCTACATCCACCCCAGTGACGGTGAACACCATTAAAGCTCCAGCACCGAGCACACTGCCCACCTCCGTGTCTACCATCCGCCCGGCTGCTGCCACCATG AGGCCTGGGGTTCAGGTTACTCCGACACGGATGCCGGTGGTGATTACACAGACAGTTCGTGCTCAAG GTCCTGTTGGGACACCCTTGCAACTGAGGAGCCCCATGGGTGTGGCTGTTCAAGcggcagccaatcagaaacagAAGCTGAATGACCCTGGGGGTGGGACTTTCAG AGATGATGACGACATCAATGACGTGGCGTCCATGGCTGGTGTGAACCTAAATGAGGAGAACGCCCGTATCTTGGCTACGGGTTCGGAGCTGGTGGGCACTCAGATCCGTTCCTGTAAGGACGAGGCCTTCCTCCCTGCCAGCCTGCTCCACAAACGTCTCCTGGAGACTG CCAAGAAGTTCGGCGTGACGGAGATGTCAATGGAGACGGTCACTCTCATTTCTCACGCCACTCAGTCCAGGCTGCGCTCCGTCCTGGAGAAAGTCTCGGCTGTTGCACAACACCGCGTTGACTCCTGCAAA GATGAGGATCTGTACGAGCAGACGTCGGATGTGCGGACCCAGCTGAAGTTCTTTGAGCAGCTGGAGAAGATTGAGAAGCAGAGGAAAGATGACGAAGAACGGGAGCTGCTAATGAAAGCCGCGAAA AGTCGCTCGAGGCAGGAGGATCCTGAACAGGCTCGGCTTAAACAGAAAGCTAAAGAG ATGCAGCAGCAGGAACTCGCCCAGATGAGACAGCGGGATGCCAACCTCACAGCCCTTGCCGCCATCGGACCCCGCAAGAAACGCAAGCTTGATTCTCCTGGGGCCTCAGCAGGTGCAGAG
- the LOC128014759 gene encoding dnaJ homolog subfamily B member 9, with the protein MATAQSTLMFAVCILMITELILARKDYYDVLGVPKDASERQIKKAFHKLAMKYHPDKNKSPDAETKFREIAEAYETLSDEKRRREYDQSGYNTFSNEDLNRGGEQRSPHSFDFNFDDMFRNFDIYSQNRQARSKRHFEEHFRAHQQAHNRHKRHSQGTFGSGVFEDMFEDMEKMFTFDRHIKRTESRFQGTAKQHCRTVTQRRGNMVTTYTDCTSSS; encoded by the exons ATGGCCACGGCACAGTCAACACTGATGTTCGCCGTCTGCATTTTGATGATAACAGAACTCATACTGGCAAGAAAGGACTACTACGACGTCCTCGGGGTGCCAAAAGATGCTTCCGAACGTCAGATCAAAAAAGCTTTTCACAAGCTTGCCATGAAATATCACCCCGACAAGAACAAGAGCCCCGATGCGGAAACCAAATTTCGAGAGATTGCAGAAG CATATGAAACGCTGTCTGATGAGAAAAGAAGGCGGGAGTATGACCAATCAGGATACAATACATTCAGCAATGAAGACTTGAACAGAGGGGGAGAGCAGCGTTCTCCTCATTCCTTTGATTTTAACTTCGACGACATGTTCAGAAACTTTGACATCTATAGCCAAAACAGGCAAGCTCGTTCAAAAAGGCACTTTGAAGAGCACTTCAGGGCACACCAGCAAGCGCACAACCGCCATAAGAGACACTCCCAGGGTACTTTCGGTAGCGGAGTCTTTGAGGACATGTTTGAAGACATGGAGAAGATGTTTACATTTGACCGACACATAAAAAGGACCGAGAGCAGGTTTCAGGGCACAGCCAAACAGCACTGCAGAACGGTGACCCAGCGAAGGGGAAACATGGTCACCACATACACTGATTGCACCTCATCCTCCTGA
- the LOC128014013 gene encoding transcription initiation factor TFIID subunit 4-like isoform X1, translated as MMSLRFPQCLSRKTTHARCAFLKRLSKMAGVPDPLEDMLYSEVDEKAVSDLVGSLESQLGGQNKAVGPQGDTRRPSNALNPHLGKLLPAQVGTTLEQQRQPERNQEGNSQENGPDRIPASGAVPSTANLASTSANPVTAANRLQYHSSIPSTCSSDAAPTDSHPKTNHIASAVQSVPARIQTVNGSSGMLNSSVIASAPASVNGIDIASGVGNVKSNMSAPTSTNTAFVPAQPNSTLPHANVSLDSQANPTIALHRPPNTITSVVHNGGDPKVSGLPVQATGLVSFTNTEPKSDPQNQIKAIVPNQLPGTPVGLHPSTSAQIIVSSSPVVTSLPVASTPSALAKPAATALVGQPTTLLRPGAPIQGTVTATATPLQRPGAPTTQLIVRPQQQTTIQLPPGFTIPPGMVLVRTEAGQLALVPQQVLAQAKAQNQNKGTLSPRPATPTAGTTFRVTTPVAQQKTAVVTITSAQKPTTTVITAGARVQPAPQTVLKPSVTPQSPISTAAAAPANRGPVLSQEMQENVKKCKNFLATLIKLASHNSPSPETSRNVKALVQDLLDAKIEPEEFTNRLQTELKSSPQPYLIPFLKKSLPALRLTLLNSQQSLTQLSQTSATSTPVTVNTIKAPAPSTLPTSVSTIRPAAATMAVKRPGVQVTPTRMPVVITQTVRAQGPVGTPLQLRSPMGVAVQAAANQKQKLNDPGGGTFRDDDDINDVASMAGVNLNEENARILATGSELVGTQIRSCKDEAFLPASLLHKRLLETAKKFGVTEMSMETVTLISHATQSRLRSVLEKVSAVAQHRVDSCKDEDLYEQTSDVRTQLKFFEQLEKIEKQRKDDEERELLMKAAKSRSRQEDPEQARLKQKAKEMQQQELAQMRQRDANLTALAAIGPRKKRKLDSPGASAGAEFPVGSSGSATGSTSSSTSSVRQSRQRITRVNLRDLIFCLEQERTTARSMLLYKALLK; from the exons ATGATGTCATTACGTTTCCCACAATGCCTCAGCAGGAAAACAACGCACGCGCGGTGCGCGTTTCTCAAGCGTCTCTCAAAGATGGCGGGCGTCCCTGATCCACTGGAAGATATGCTCTACTCCGAAGTGGACGAAAAAGCCGTCAGTGACCTCGTAGGCTCGTTGGAATCGCAGTTGGGTGGACAAAACAAGGCGGTCGGTCCTCAAGGCGACACTAGGAGACCCTCAAACGCGCTAAATCCACACTTGGGGAAATTGCTGCCCGCCCAAGTAGGAACAACACTGGAGCAGCAGCGACAGCCAGAGCGAAACCAGGAGGGAAACTCTCAAGAGAACGGTCCGGACAGAATACCGGCGTCTGGGGCTGTCCCGTCCACCGCTAACCTGGCCAGCACCTCCGCGAATCCGGTTACAGCCGCGAACCGGTTGCAATATCATTCATCAATCCCATCAACTTGTTCAAGTGACGCAGCACCAACAGACTCTCACCCCAAAACAAACCACATCGCGTCTGCTGTCCAGTCGGTTCCCGCCAGAATACAGACTGTGAACGGAAGCAGTGGCATGTTAAACTCTTCTGTTATCGCTTCTGCTCCTGCTTCTGTAAACGGTATTGACATTGCTTCAGGTGTAGGTAATGTTAAAAGCAACATGTCTGCTCCTACTAGTACAAATACTGCTTTTGTGCCTGCTCAGCCCAACAGCACACTGCCACATGCGAATGTGTCACTAGATAGTCAAGCAAACCCCACCATTGCACTGCACAGGCCTCCTAACACCATCACAAGTGTCGTACACAACGGAGGCGACCCCAAAGTCTCAGGATTGCCCGTGCAGGCCACCGGGCTTGTGTCGTTCACAAACACAGAGCCCAAATCTGATCCTCAAAACCAGATTAAAGCCATCGTCCCGAACCAGCTCCCCGGAACCCCCGTAGGGTTACACCCCAGCACGTCCGCTCAGATTATAGTGTCGTCCAGCCCGGTGGTGACCTCACTTCCTGTGGCAAGCACGCCCTCTGCCCTTGCAAAGCCAGCAGCGACTGCTCTCGTAGGACAGCCTACGACCCTGTTGAGACCCGGTGCGCCCATCCAGGGGACGGTGACTGCGACTGCGACACCCCTGCAGCGTCCAGGGGCTCCTACGACCCAGCTGATCGTCAGACCGCAGCAACAGACTACCATTCAGTTACCGCCGGGATTCACCATACCTCCAG GTATGGTGCTGGTACGCACGGAGGCCGGTCAGCTGGCATTGGTTCCTCAGCAGGTCCTGGCCCAGGCCAAAGCTCAAAACCAAAATAAAGGCACCCTGTCACCAAGACCTGCTACACCCACTGCTGGAACCACTTTCAGAGTCACCACACCTGTTGCCCAG cagaaGACAGCAGTGGTAACGATTACCTCGGCTCAGAAGCCCACCACCACAGTCATTACAGCAGGGGCCCGTGTGCAGCCTGCGCCACAGACAGTTCTCAAGCCCTCTGTGACCCCTCAGAGTCCCATCAGCACCGCTGCTGCTGCCCCAGCTAACAGAGGCCCTGTCCTCTCTCAG GAAATGCAAGAGAATGTAAAGAAGTGCAAGAACTTCCTAGCAACACTCATCAAACTGGCATCCCATAATTCCCCCTCGCCGGAAACATCTCGGAATGTGAAGGCGCTTGTGCAGGATCTGCTG GATGCAAAAATCGAGCCTGAGGAGTTTACAAATCGCCTGCAGACGGAGCTGAAATCATCTCCTCAACCGTACCTGATCCCTTTTTTGAAG AAAAGCCTGCCTGCTCTGCGTCTGACTCTTCTGAACTCCCAGCAGTCTTTAACTCAACTGTCTCAGACCTCTGCTACATCCACCCCAGTGACGGTGAACACCATTAAAGCTCCAGCACCGAGCACACTGCCCACCTCCGTGTCTACCATCCGCCCGGCTGCTGCCACCAT GGCTGTTAAGAGGCCTGGGGTTCAGGTTACTCCGACACGGATGCCGGTGGTGATTACACAGACAGTTCGTGCTCAAG GTCCTGTTGGGACACCCTTGCAACTGAGGAGCCCCATGGGTGTGGCTGTTCAAGcggcagccaatcagaaacagAAGCTGAATGACCCTGGGGGTGGGACTTTCAG AGATGATGACGACATCAATGACGTGGCGTCCATGGCTGGTGTGAACCTAAATGAGGAGAACGCCCGTATCTTGGCTACGGGTTCGGAGCTGGTGGGCACTCAGATCCGTTCCTGTAAGGACGAGGCCTTCCTCCCTGCCAGCCTGCTCCACAAACGTCTCCTGGAGACTG CCAAGAAGTTCGGCGTGACGGAGATGTCAATGGAGACGGTCACTCTCATTTCTCACGCCACTCAGTCCAGGCTGCGCTCCGTCCTGGAGAAAGTCTCGGCTGTTGCACAACACCGCGTTGACTCCTGCAAA GATGAGGATCTGTACGAGCAGACGTCGGATGTGCGGACCCAGCTGAAGTTCTTTGAGCAGCTGGAGAAGATTGAGAAGCAGAGGAAAGATGACGAAGAACGGGAGCTGCTAATGAAAGCCGCGAAA AGTCGCTCGAGGCAGGAGGATCCTGAACAGGCTCGGCTTAAACAGAAAGCTAAAGAG ATGCAGCAGCAGGAACTCGCCCAGATGAGACAGCGGGATGCCAACCTCACAGCCCTTGCCGCCATCGGACCCCGCAAGAAACGCAAGCTTGATTCTCCTGGGGCCTCAGCAGGTGCAGAG